The following are encoded together in the Rhizobium brockwellii genome:
- a CDS encoding sugar phosphate isomerase/epimerase family protein, with product MKIGMCMFLWTTSVGRKHEALLRDIKDTGFDGVEIPIFSGTPDDYHRLADMLDRIGLERTAVSAMGDPQMNLIAADAATRRRGIDYMKWAIDCSDALGATMLSGPLHSTLGKFSGSGPSAAELKRSVSSQRAIGDHAAKHGITIGLEALNRFECYLFNTMDDLAAHIDAVGHPHIRAMYDTFHSNIEETDPIGAFTRNSDRIVHVHISENDRGVPGRGNIPWAETFRALRASGYDGWLTIEAFGRALKELAAATKVWRDFSETPEAVYREGHRHIRDGWHAAA from the coding sequence ATGAAGATCGGCATGTGCATGTTCCTCTGGACGACAAGTGTCGGCCGGAAACACGAGGCACTGTTACGCGATATCAAGGACACGGGGTTTGACGGTGTCGAGATCCCGATCTTTTCCGGCACACCCGACGACTACCACCGGCTGGCAGACATGCTTGACCGGATCGGCCTGGAACGGACCGCCGTTTCCGCCATGGGCGATCCGCAGATGAACCTGATCGCCGCCGACGCCGCGACCCGCAGGCGCGGCATCGACTACATGAAATGGGCCATCGACTGCAGCGATGCGCTCGGCGCGACGATGCTGAGCGGGCCGTTACATTCGACGCTCGGCAAATTTTCGGGAAGCGGGCCGAGCGCGGCGGAACTCAAGCGCTCGGTTTCCTCGCAACGCGCGATCGGCGATCATGCAGCAAAGCATGGCATCACGATCGGGCTTGAGGCGCTAAACCGCTTCGAATGCTACCTGTTCAACACGATGGACGATCTTGCGGCCCATATCGACGCGGTCGGACATCCGCATATCCGCGCCATGTACGACACGTTCCACAGCAATATCGAAGAGACAGATCCCATCGGCGCGTTCACGCGAAACAGTGACCGCATCGTGCATGTCCACATTTCGGAGAACGACCGCGGCGTACCCGGTCGCGGCAACATTCCCTGGGCGGAGACATTCAGGGCACTACGGGCGAGCGGCTACGACGGATGGCTGACAATCGAAGCCTTCGGCCGGGCGCTCAAGGAGCTCGCCGCCGCGACAAAGGTCTGGCGCGACTTTTCCGAGACACCGGAAGCGGTCTATCGCGAAGGCCACCGTCATATCCGCGATGGATGGCACGCGGCGGCATGA
- a CDS encoding LacI family DNA-binding transcriptional regulator, translated as MRQTDQTAGRRRGATIIDVARVANVAVGTVSRYINGQTIRRSNREQIERAIQDLGYRRNAAAASIRTDLTHMIGFLVPTFDEFHARMLEHLAHSVRQTGRALLTYCHGGDPRVVAEALDFFAAQRVDALVMDGTAEVYDRVDDLIKHDIPIIFYNNDVRGLAADRVMVENQRASHRIVSHLIDLGHSRIGILTGDPRNSSGIERLAGYEQALSDRGITIDPALAARGNWRMDGGYEATKRLMSLQTPPTAIFSANYGMAVGALSWLKENGRHVPEDISLASFDDVAIFRLYEAGITAVAQPVASIAETITDILVERLTEPSGDATRNVILECDIILRGSTRRIN; from the coding sequence ATGCGACAGACGGACCAAACGGCCGGAAGGAGGCGGGGAGCCACGATTATCGATGTTGCCAGAGTGGCAAACGTCGCAGTCGGCACCGTGTCCCGATATATCAACGGCCAGACCATTCGGCGGTCAAATCGTGAGCAGATCGAGCGAGCGATCCAGGATCTCGGCTATCGGCGCAATGCCGCTGCCGCCTCCATCCGCACCGACCTCACTCATATGATCGGCTTCCTGGTGCCGACTTTCGACGAATTCCACGCGCGCATGCTGGAGCACCTTGCCCATTCGGTGCGCCAGACCGGACGTGCACTTTTGACCTACTGCCACGGCGGAGACCCTCGCGTGGTTGCCGAGGCGCTGGATTTCTTCGCGGCGCAGCGCGTCGATGCGCTGGTCATGGATGGTACCGCGGAGGTCTATGATCGCGTCGACGACCTGATCAAGCACGATATCCCGATCATCTTCTACAACAATGACGTCCGCGGTCTGGCCGCCGACCGGGTGATGGTCGAGAACCAGCGCGCAAGCCATCGCATCGTCAGCCACCTGATCGACCTCGGCCATAGCCGCATCGGCATCCTGACCGGCGACCCGCGCAACTCTTCGGGTATAGAGCGGCTTGCTGGTTACGAGCAGGCGCTGAGCGACAGAGGTATAACAATCGATCCGGCCCTTGCTGCGCGTGGCAACTGGCGCATGGACGGAGGTTACGAGGCCACCAAGCGGCTGATGTCACTCCAAACCCCGCCGACTGCAATCTTTTCCGCCAATTACGGCATGGCAGTCGGGGCGCTCAGCTGGCTCAAGGAAAACGGCCGGCATGTGCCCGAGGATATTTCGCTTGCAAGCTTCGACGACGTGGCCATCTTCCGCCTCTATGAAGCCGGCATCACCGCCGTTGCCCAGCCGGTGGCAAGCATTGCCGAAACGATCACAGACATCCTCGTGGAACGCCTGACAGAACCGTCAGGCGACGCGACGCGCAACGTCATTCTCGAATGCGACATCATCCTGCGAGGCTCGACGCGACGGATCAACTGA
- a CDS encoding sugar phosphate isomerase/epimerase family protein, whose translation MHLSTHNWMRAEPLAVTLKRIKKYGYESIEISGEPAQYDVKETRALLKEHGIRCWGAVTLTLGERNLAARDEGQRARSVDYVKSVITMVSELDGEIVTLVPATVGKVVPDGTEEEEWTWVVDATKECFAHALKRGVRIAVEPLNRFETYFFNRAAQALALADAVSPECGVCLDAFHLNIEEEDMYEAIRLAGKRLFDFHVADNNRFAAGLGQLDWPKIIGTLKEIGYDGAVTNEFVAPVDRTPASKYPDMVERNPVDIPPEQLKFIQDHGSSLLTEKFYDDQMRITAETILPLIR comes from the coding sequence ATGCATCTTTCGACACATAACTGGATGCGGGCCGAACCGCTCGCCGTCACGCTGAAGCGCATCAAGAAATATGGCTACGAAAGCATCGAGATATCTGGCGAGCCGGCGCAGTACGACGTCAAGGAGACGCGCGCGCTGCTGAAAGAGCACGGCATCCGCTGCTGGGGTGCTGTTACGCTGACGCTCGGCGAACGCAATCTTGCCGCCAGGGATGAAGGCCAGCGCGCCAGGTCAGTGGACTATGTCAAGAGCGTCATCACCATGGTCAGCGAACTCGATGGCGAGATCGTCACCCTCGTGCCGGCCACCGTCGGCAAGGTGGTGCCGGATGGCACCGAGGAGGAAGAGTGGACATGGGTGGTGGACGCTACCAAGGAGTGTTTTGCCCATGCCCTGAAGAGGGGCGTGCGCATTGCCGTCGAGCCGCTCAACCGTTTCGAGACTTATTTCTTCAACCGTGCCGCCCAAGCGCTGGCGCTCGCCGATGCCGTCAGCCCCGAATGCGGGGTTTGCCTTGATGCCTTCCACCTGAACATCGAGGAGGAAGACATGTATGAAGCGATCCGGCTCGCTGGAAAGCGACTGTTCGATTTCCACGTCGCCGATAACAATCGTTTTGCCGCCGGCCTCGGCCAGCTCGACTGGCCGAAGATCATCGGCACGCTGAAGGAGATCGGGTACGACGGCGCCGTCACCAACGAATTCGTCGCTCCGGTCGACCGCACGCCGGCCTCAAAATATCCGGACATGGTCGAGCGCAACCCCGTCGATATTCCCCCGGAGCAACTGAAATTTATCCAGGACCACGGCTCAAGCCTTCTCACTGAGAAGTTCTACGACGATCAGATGCGGATCACTGCCGAGACGATCCTGCCGCTGATCAGGTAA
- a CDS encoding glycoside hydrolase family 95 protein: protein MADDLLWYDAPARLWTDALPLGNGRLGAMVFGDPLCERLQINESTFWAGGPYQPVNPDAFRHLASVRQLVFDGGYAEAEAMAEKHLMAEPIKQMSYQPVGDLHIEFAHAEGVSHYRRALDLETATATVSYVADGVAFLRESFISPVDGVLVLRLSADRKAAINCRIWLNSPQHGEASGSEGSLIFSGTGKPESGITAALHFAFGIRLINSGGVVGGSAEALSVEAADEVLLLLDAATSFKRYDDVSGNPRADIAARLGQAHHRGFAPMRRDHVKEHQRLFRAFAIDLGSTAAASLPTDRRIADFAGGKDPALAALYVQFGRYLMIASSRPGTQPANLQGIWNAETDPPWGSKYTANINLQMNYWLPAPANLPECIQPLVAMVEELAETGSVVAHRHYRARGWVMHHNTDLWRAAGPIDGAKWGLWPTGGAWLMAHLLDLCDYLDDPEAMRRRLFPVAKGAAQFLFDVLVPLPGTDYLVTNPSLSPENVHPHDASICAGPAMDRQLIRDFLGLLRPLAASMAGEDDLVADVDRVLLRIPPDRIGSAGQLQEWLEDWDMQAPEIHHRHVSHLYGLYPSWQINMEDTPELAAAARRSLEIRGDDATGWGIGWRINLWARLRNGNHAFDVLKLLLTPERTYNNMFDAHPPFQIDGNFGGAAGILEMLVQSSPREIHLLPALPYAWQAGSLRGLRVRGGLLLDIDWRNGMPTMVTLSAVRAAVAKLRFGQRTWDVDLRAGERLVLDAIDGFSKGTTGSR from the coding sequence ATGGCAGACGATCTTCTCTGGTACGATGCTCCGGCCCGGCTGTGGACGGATGCTCTGCCGCTCGGCAATGGTCGGCTCGGGGCCATGGTTTTCGGCGACCCGCTTTGCGAGCGGCTGCAGATCAACGAATCCACTTTCTGGGCCGGCGGCCCTTATCAGCCGGTCAATCCGGATGCTTTCAGACATCTGGCATCGGTGCGGCAGCTGGTCTTCGACGGCGGTTATGCGGAAGCGGAGGCGATGGCCGAAAAACACCTGATGGCGGAGCCGATCAAGCAGATGTCCTACCAGCCGGTCGGCGATCTCCACATTGAATTTGCTCACGCCGAAGGCGTCTCTCACTATCGACGCGCGCTCGATCTCGAAACCGCAACGGCGACCGTCTCCTATGTTGCGGACGGAGTCGCCTTTTTGCGCGAATCCTTCATATCACCGGTCGACGGCGTGCTGGTTCTGCGACTATCGGCCGACCGGAAGGCTGCGATCAATTGCCGGATATGGCTGAACAGCCCGCAGCACGGGGAGGCGAGTGGCAGCGAGGGTTCACTGATTTTTTCCGGGACAGGAAAACCGGAGTCCGGCATTACCGCTGCTCTGCACTTCGCCTTCGGCATTAGGCTTATCAACAGCGGAGGAGTGGTCGGCGGGTCGGCCGAAGCCCTGTCGGTCGAAGCAGCCGACGAAGTGCTGCTCCTCCTCGATGCCGCAACAAGCTTCAAGCGGTACGACGACGTGTCCGGGAATCCCCGTGCTGACATCGCCGCGAGGCTTGGGCAGGCCCATCACCGTGGTTTCGCGCCGATGCGTCGCGATCATGTCAAAGAACATCAAAGATTATTCCGCGCCTTCGCCATCGATCTCGGCTCGACCGCGGCGGCATCCCTGCCGACCGATCGCCGCATCGCTGACTTCGCCGGCGGCAAGGATCCCGCATTGGCTGCGCTTTATGTGCAGTTCGGCCGCTATCTGATGATTGCTTCGTCGCGTCCCGGTACCCAGCCGGCCAATCTCCAGGGCATCTGGAACGCAGAAACCGATCCGCCCTGGGGCAGCAAATATACCGCCAACATCAATCTCCAAATGAACTACTGGCTGCCGGCGCCCGCCAATCTGCCCGAGTGTATTCAGCCGCTTGTCGCAATGGTGGAGGAGCTTGCCGAGACGGGCAGCGTGGTCGCCCACAGGCATTATCGCGCCCGCGGTTGGGTGATGCACCATAACACCGACCTTTGGCGAGCCGCGGGACCGATCGACGGCGCCAAATGGGGCCTCTGGCCCACAGGCGGCGCCTGGCTGATGGCACACCTGCTTGATCTGTGCGACTACCTCGATGACCCGGAGGCGATGCGGCGTAGGCTATTTCCTGTTGCGAAAGGGGCCGCGCAATTCCTCTTCGATGTCCTCGTCCCGCTTCCAGGTACGGACTATCTGGTGACGAACCCTTCTCTGTCTCCCGAAAACGTACATCCGCACGACGCTTCGATCTGCGCCGGTCCGGCAATGGACCGCCAGCTCATCCGGGACTTTCTGGGCCTGCTTCGTCCCCTTGCAGCCTCCATGGCCGGCGAAGACGATCTCGTCGCGGACGTCGATCGTGTGCTGCTTCGCATTCCGCCCGACAGGATCGGCTCTGCCGGCCAGTTGCAAGAATGGCTGGAAGATTGGGATATGCAGGCGCCCGAAATCCATCACCGCCATGTCTCGCATCTCTACGGTCTCTATCCGAGCTGGCAGATCAATATGGAGGATACGCCGGAGCTCGCCGCCGCCGCCCGCCGCTCCCTCGAAATCCGCGGCGACGATGCGACGGGATGGGGGATCGGCTGGCGCATTAATCTGTGGGCACGGCTTCGAAACGGCAATCATGCTTTTGATGTGCTGAAGCTTCTTCTCACCCCCGAGCGGACCTATAACAACATGTTCGACGCCCATCCTCCGTTCCAGATCGATGGGAATTTCGGTGGCGCGGCCGGCATACTGGAAATGCTGGTTCAGTCTTCTCCGAGGGAAATTCATCTCCTGCCGGCGTTGCCCTACGCGTGGCAGGCAGGGTCTTTGCGCGGTCTGCGTGTTCGCGGTGGTCTGCTGCTGGATATTGACTGGCGCAACGGCATGCCGACGATGGTCACGCTGTCGGCAGTTCGCGCTGCAGTCGCGAAGCTCCGTTTCGGTCAAAGAACATGGGACGTCGATCTGCGAGCCGGTGAACGTCTTGTGCTCGACGCCATCGATGGGTTTTCCAAGGGAACGACGGGCAGCAGATAG
- a CDS encoding ABC transporter ATP-binding protein: MASVELQQINKSYGSFQAIANLNLSIEDGSFTVFVGPSGCGKSTLLRMIAGLEKITAGELQIDGRRMNDADPIERGVAMVFQNYALYPHMTVEQNIGFSLRMAGMGKVEIERSVAAAVTTLQIEPLMKRKPAQLSGGQRQRVAIGRAIVRNPAVFLFDEPLSNLDAELRVSMRVEIAKLHRRIGATMIYVTHDQTEAMTLADKIVVMRAGKIEQIGTPDTLYADPDNLFVAGFIGSPRMNFLDGTLGADGLVRLECGAVFRPGPVHAAGDITVKLGIRPEHFVGRDDAGGAIDLKVDVVENLGGTRFIYGTANSGQPVIVEDRSDTARRPGDTVTAGFPASRALLFGADGQRIRQARRANGIPAE; the protein is encoded by the coding sequence TTGGCCAGCGTAGAATTGCAGCAGATAAACAAGTCCTACGGAAGCTTCCAGGCGATCGCCAACCTCAATCTGAGCATCGAGGATGGCTCCTTCACGGTCTTCGTCGGTCCCTCCGGCTGCGGGAAATCCACCTTGCTGCGGATGATCGCGGGTCTCGAAAAGATCACCGCAGGAGAACTGCAGATCGACGGCCGGCGCATGAACGACGCTGACCCGATCGAGCGCGGTGTTGCCATGGTCTTCCAGAACTACGCCCTCTATCCGCACATGACCGTCGAGCAAAATATCGGCTTCTCGCTGCGTATGGCTGGCATGGGCAAGGTCGAGATCGAGCGCAGTGTCGCTGCCGCCGTAACGACGCTGCAGATCGAGCCGCTGATGAAGCGCAAGCCCGCGCAACTTTCCGGCGGCCAGCGCCAGCGTGTCGCCATTGGCCGCGCGATCGTGCGCAACCCGGCCGTCTTCCTGTTCGATGAGCCGTTGTCGAACCTCGACGCAGAGCTCAGGGTCTCCATGCGCGTGGAGATTGCCAAGCTGCACCGTCGCATCGGCGCAACGATGATCTATGTCACCCACGATCAGACGGAAGCGATGACGCTTGCCGACAAGATTGTCGTGATGCGAGCGGGTAAAATCGAGCAGATAGGCACTCCGGACACGCTCTATGCGGATCCGGACAATCTCTTCGTTGCCGGTTTCATAGGCTCGCCGCGGATGAATTTCCTGGATGGGACGCTCGGAGCTGATGGCCTAGTCAGGCTCGAATGCGGCGCGGTCTTCAGACCAGGCCCTGTACATGCGGCGGGCGACATTACGGTCAAACTCGGTATTCGGCCGGAACATTTCGTCGGACGCGACGACGCCGGTGGTGCGATCGATCTTAAGGTCGATGTGGTTGAGAACCTCGGCGGAACACGCTTCATCTACGGCACGGCGAATTCGGGACAACCGGTGATCGTGGAGGATCGCTCCGACACGGCCCGTCGCCCCGGAGACACCGTCACAGCCGGTTTTCCTGCAAGCAGAGCGCTGCTCTTCGGCGCAGACGGCCAGCGCATTCGCCAAGCCCGGCGTGCAAACGGCATTCCGGCGGAGTGA